CAAATCCTGTCATCGTTGATAAACAAGGCGTTTGTCAGCGGCGGACTAGAGGCTGTGACTGGGGCACATCAGTTGTAATGACAACACCCTCAGCTGAGATCCCTAGCAAGAGAAACACAGCAAAAACAACAGCACCAGCAGATAACTAGGCCCAGGAGACAAACTGCATTGAAATAGCAGCCACAGACTTAGAAGATCTGGGCAGATATTGTGTGAgatatgtgttagtgtgtgacaCAAACTCTATGTTCTTCGGCATgcatttatatgtgtgtgtgtgtatgtgtgtgcgtatagggCAGCCTTTGTGGCGAGATGAGAAGCTGTCCAGGTGTTCACCTGACCACGAtatcacacagcagacacaatgGATCTTTCTTTGCTTGGGTTTTGCATATCCACCGGTCTTCACAGGCTGTCTACCAGCTCTCCTGCCCACGCAGATGACCTTTAACCTTCCTGGATCGCAGACACACCTGCTGTGGAGGGTTCAGGCGTCTCTTAGGAGGGAATCCTCTCTTGAAACACCCACGGCTGCTCGCTCCCTCGCTTGCTGAGCGACGCCGCCGTGTTTTCGTTTCACGCTAAAAAGGCCAGACTGTGCATGGCGCCCGTGGCAGCCGAAAAAAAAGGAGATTCAATTTCACAGTCATTTTATTCTCAGTTTGGCACATCAACGATTTATAAGGCGCAAACACGGGTCACATGGACACGAACACATAGTGCAGTGACGGCGGTggtgatatatatataaatatatatatatatatattcaaaagCTTTATGGTGTGACACTTGTGGGTAGACACAGGCTTACATGCATTGCCGGGGTGGCATAAACCAAGCACCAACGGGGACACAAACTTGATCAAATCCACAGAGTACAGGAGCCGTATGGATCTGAGACAAGTCGAGTGATAGTTTGAACGGCTGTAAATAGAAGCGGAAGAAGGCGGTCATTTTCTGTGCagtccctgtcctgtcctcctgacTCTGGTCTAATCTAAGTGCCTCCCTCCTAGAGGGAGTTGTCTGCGCTGGTCTGCTGCCCGTCTGCCTCCTGGCTCCCGGGCTGCTCGCACACCGTGCTGAGGCAGGTGTGGTTGTGGTGCTGGTGGGACGCGTGCTGGGAGAGCAGGCCGCGGTGGCGCCGGCTGCGGCGCCTCAGGTAGTCGCAGAGGCGCACGCGGAGCTTGCTGTGCAGCGAGGCGTAGATGAAGGGGTTGAAGCAGGCGGAGCTCATGGCCAGCAGGTGGCAGCACACCTGCAGCAGGTTGACGTAGCGCTTGCCCACCAGGTGGAAGTCTGGGTCCACGTCCAGCAACAGATTGAGCACCTGCAGGGGACGACAAATGGACGGGAAATAAACGTTGTACGAATACAAACGGCGTCGGATATATCCAACAAAGACATTCGTTAAGACGTTAAGTGGACGTAAAGAAAACAGGTGGTTCGTCGTAAAACGAAAGGACACCACAGCGACACTAACAACCACACAATGTGTCTtgtcaccgtgtgtgtgtgtgtgtgtggggggggggggggttgagcacCTGCAACGGCAGCCAGCAGAAGGCGAAGACGACCACGGCGAGCACCAGCAGGAAGAaggtcttcttcctcttcctgttccagcGCTGCAGGCTGCTCGAGGGCGCCCCCCCGGGCAGGCGGCGTCGGCGCAGGCGGCTGGTGATGCCGCAGTAGGCCGCGCTCACCgacagcagggggagcaggTAGGACGCCGTCAGCACGAAGCACGAGTACATCAGCCTGAGCCGGCCCCAGTCCTGCCAGAACTCCTCGCACACCACCAGGTCCAGGCCCCGTGGGCGCAGGTCCACGAAGCTGGTGCGCAGCGACGGCGGCGCCGCCAGCAGCAGCGACAGCAGCCACAGGCCCGCCGCCACGCTGGCGCAGCCCCTCAGGGAGATGCGCCGGCGCACCGGGTGGACGACCACCACGTAGCGGTCCACGGCGATGGCGGTCAGGGAGAGCACGGACACGAACACGGTGGCGGTCTGCAGCAAGGGGACCAGGTGGCAGAGCGCCCGGCCGAACAGCCAGCCGCGCGGCTCGAAGGCGTAGGACGCCGTCAGCGGCACGCAGCACAGGCACATGAGCAGGTCGCCGGCCGCCAGGTTGCCGATGAAGAAGTTGGTGGCGTTGTGGAGCTTGCGGTCGGCCGTGATGCACGCCAGCAGGACGGCGTTTCCCACGCACGCCACCGCCACCAGGAGGCAGTAGAGAGGCAGCAGTAGGGGGCGATAGCTTAGCAGCAGCTGCAAGCCGAGGAACAGCTCCATTGGGTCCGTTAGGTTTGCGCCGGGGGCCGGGGACGCTGTGGCGTTGGACCCCATGACAGGCCTCTGGAACACAGCATCCATCTTCTGTTCCGAGCTGACGAACTGCAACTCAACACACAGGCAGTTGGGCGTAATTCCCCGTTTCAGTATTCTATGCGGCGGGGAAACGTGAGTAAGTGGTTTTATAATGGTCTGAAATAGATATTAGAGAAGACTACAAGCTGGACAGCTGTTTAGCATGAGCTTACGCTTTGTAattacacacaggcatgcaaacacatgcgcagcatatacacacacacacacacacatacatacatacatagaaacatccacacaaacatacacagacacattttaTATGATTTATGGAATGAAAAGAAAGACAATTCTTAAATGCAAGCTGTAAATAGTAAATAGGACCACCACTCGCTGAAACATAGATTTTCCATTCcaatccccccccaaaaaacatgaaTTTCAGATACATCATCGTTTTGAGAAAATCTTTTTCGTGACCCCACAAGGGAATAGCGAAAAAAAGGGTTTCAACACTGAGCCACTCAGtctcagagagaaagaacaacgCTTTTATCGGGGACATGGTCAATCACTTGGCAATGTTTAACTCAGGTAAAATGCTGTGTGCCAAAGCCAAGATCGAACATCTTTGTTGAAGCGTTTAGAACCATGTCTAGGACCAATGTACTGAGAAGGTTGTTATCAAAGGTTCAGCTGGGATTTCAAAGAAAGGCTGTTAAAAAAACGGATTGTCTCGACATCAATTCAAATAAACCAGAACCCCACTCCATGCTAGTTTCAGTAACGTCCAAACAGTAAGTGTCCAAAAAAGATCATTCCTTTGATCCCACCCAACTTTGATTGCTGTTAATCCCTTTCCCGGGGGCTCCaaacgcacaaacaaacacaaggtTCCTGTGAGGGATAGAAGTAGGGACGCTGTACCTGCGATGCGATCCCGTGGAGCCGTGGAACTAATCTCTGTAGGGGCCGGAGtcttctctgcctctgcctctcttcttctccttgatGCCCCTTCcccactgcctgcctgcctgcctgcctgcctgtctgcctgtctgcctgcctgtctgcctgtctgcctctctgcctggctGTCAGCTTCTTTTCCTGATtcgtcagtctgtctgcctgtccattGAACCTGCTTgtgagtccctctctctctctctctctctctctctctctctctctctctctctctctttgctctgtTCTTCAAAGTGTCCTCAATCCCAGGGCAACCGCCtccagtctgagtgtgtgtgtgtgtgtgtgtgagagagagagagagagagagagggggagagagagagagagagagagggagagagagagtatgtgtgtaagtgtgcgaaTCACATGTGTGAACATGCCCCTCCCCTGACTGTTCTGTCCAACCTTATTAGTGAGGCTCCTTGTTTGGAGTGGGTGGGTCCTCCACACAGCCTATAGGCAGCATATGCCCAGCGTAAACAAATCGTTCATCCTTCGAAACAATCCGGCTTGACAGGACGCAGGGTTTTGGGAAAGGGAAAACCTGTCTTCTGCTCTCTGGAGCCAAACACCTTcacaggagcagagcagagacaggGCTGTATTGAACCACGTCGAAAAACAACAAACCGTGTACTGACTCTCTGCGATACCCACTCCAATCCCatttacacacacgcgcacacatagacacaaacacgagcacacgcacacactctctctctggctctctggtgtctatctgtctctgacAGACCCAGAAGGATTAGAGTGAGGGTGTGCAGGAGAAAGAAAGGCTATGGAGTTTGtgctgcatgtttttttctggTTTTGTTTTCCAAAGACTGCCAAAGACCTTTCTCTGTCATTGTCTTCTAAGGACCAGTTCTTTGCCAACCACGTCTTTGAAGAATGAGTGAAGTCATGGGGTATAGAAAGATAGCTTTATTGCACAAGGTGTTAGAATactatttttgtttgtttttcattttcttttcatAGAAAATTTTCTTTTTAACACAAGCAATTGCTATTAGAAGCAACTCAAACAAATGTCTGGAACCCCTCAACAAGATTTTTTTTGTCAAATTTTCAATTTTCATACATTTCTTCCCTCGCTTTTTCCCTTTTACCAAGCATGCAATGTCATTTTTGAGGatgaacagaaatacaaaaattataattaaaaaagaaaaaaataggaCAAATGACAACATCAAACCTtttaaaaaagaataaaaatgcaACAAATTAGTATCAAAAACATAAGGGGAATAGAGAAAAAATGATGAATTTGTTGCCTGTTTCGGAAATAAACGTTTATCAAATCATTACATTTATTAATGCTGTTTCATTTTTGAAGTTGGGGCATTCAACCCTGATCTGTGTCCGGGTTTATTCTGACGAAAATAGCTCTTCATACAAAACTGTGTTATATGTACAAGAGTTaactctacaaacaacactGACAGGTAGTGATGGGTCCAATATGTCAGAGGTTGTGGGGGctctgggagggggtggggtcgaTAGGCAGAAATAAggaggggggagcggggaggagggaggggggaggggggagtttcAAGGTGGATGTGGTTGTCCTGACCCAGTTGAATATATACATAATTTCAGTGTGTGACCTAAAAGAGGTACAAGTCCCTGATTTAACTTGGCTTAACGTAGCCCAAGCTATGGTTGGGATGCCTCAAAACTGTCTGGCCTCTACAACCCCAAACTTTTTAAGAAAACCCCCAAAACCAAACGAGAACGAAACAATCAGAAATGAACAGACCTCAacaaaatagaagaaaaaaaaaaggacaaaaaaaacaattcaaAACTTTAGTGGAGATGTTTTCGATAGACATTCCGATTCCTGCGTCGATGAATGGTAGCACAAAATGGAGGTTGAcgatggaggaaagagggacATACCATAATACTTCAGACAGGGCAGCAACAGAGACACCAATAGACCACCGAGTGCATATCatcttatcatcatcatcatcatcatttctAACTGAACTCCCTGACAAGTTAGGTCTCTCAGGTTTACGTCAATACTCTTTTACTTCACATGATTCAAACTCATCTTAACCTTATAATCTTAATGGACTGAAAGGGGGAACATGGGCTGAGAGGTTGGCAGAGGCTGGATAGTGAACGGGCGACCACAGTCTGTCTCCTGTGACCCCTGTGACCTCCGTCGCCGACACAGGACAGGTCAGGGGTCGCCCTCCTGTTAGGTTACCAGGTTTTCCTGCTCCGGTCGGTtgacaaagacagaaaaagaactGACAACAGTGTCAACAGTGTAGGTCACCTGGATGCACCCgtcttaagagagagagaagaaaaaaaaaaaaaaaggatttggCCTCTGAAATGTACTGACACCAACCAACCAATTACTGACAACCTCATGAGATTCTAACTACGGGCTTAGACATGGCTATTCCTTATCCATCTCTTCCTGTCTACATACAGTAACATACAGAACACCCTCTATGTACACATACTCCGCCATCTTTACTTCCATCTTCGTTTCCTGACCTCTGCTTCACTGCTCTTCACACGATTGAGCGATTGTCTCCTTCTTATACGTTTTTTCCTTCCCCCATCGTTAAAATGGTTGTATCTTTTTATACTTTGCCATAATTTCACTTTAAATTACATAATATACTTATATAGAAATATATATCCGTAAATCTTTATAATACCAAATATTCTCTATTTGTTTGTATTGCGAGAGCCCTGATGTTTTCAATTCATAGCTGGGTCATTTGGgttgtcttgttttttttttcggtCAAAAGCTATTTGATATTGTCAAGTTGGAACGGGTAAGGGGACAGTGGAGGCTATCAACAAAATGTGCTAGCAATTTGAATGAATCGTGTCATGAGAGGTGAACCTGAATACTTCCTCCTAAAatccacagagaaagagagcgagagagagagagagagattgtgtgagcCTGCTGATTGGTTGGGACATTCGGGGGACACATGGAGTAGGGTGAGATGAGAAGGGGATAACTGATAGTCCTGCAGTAGCGTACGCTCACACCAGAAAGTGTGtagtcatctgtgtgtgtgtgtgtgtgtgtctatcaacCGCTGTGTGGACGAAGCCCGCCATAGACTTGGCATTAGCACAGAGCTCTCCGCTCTTCAATAACACTCGATGGGTTGAAATGACTATCATAAAAAAGCCTTTTCCACCCCTCGCTCTCCGTCGCGTGGGCCTGGGCCTGCCTTAACCGAGTGCCAGTCAGCAGGCCGGAGCTGTTAGTGGGAGCGAGTCCTTCTTTGTACAGGTCAGACTCAGGTGAGTGTGAATCAGGCAGGGtcggcccctctgctccctgtgtGGAACAGTCTGACCTCAGGGTCAGAGTGATTCGAGTCGCGCTACCGGGCAGTTAGCTGtcggctggggctgggggggggggggggggggcggggcgtggCGGGGCTGGACGCTGGCTCCTGCCTCCTGCACTTCCCTGCCCTGGGGTTAGGAGCCCCcggagctgggctggggtttGGCGGGGGGTGTGGGGTTGGGGaatggggggtggggtagggggtcCAGACGGGGAGCGTAGTCCGTGAGAGCAGGttgaggggtggggtgtgtgtgagacggacggacggggggtgaggtgagggggccGTCCGAGCTCTACACCAGCGTGTACGACTTGGAGTAGGCCCCCACGCCTTGCTTCTGCAGTCTGCCCAGCGCCGACGAGCTGTTCTCCAGCAGCGAGTCTCTGGAGCCCCCCATCTTGTTGCTGTTGGTGGGGttgctgctggtgctggaggtggaggccgTGGCCGCGGCGGTGGAGCCGGGCATGGTGAGAGTCCTCTGGGGCAGGGTGGCCGTGCCCGAGCTCACCCCCAGGCTGCCCAGCCCGGAGTGACCCAGCGTCAGGGCCTGCTGCTTGGAAGGGTCCAGAGTCATGTGGCGGCCTTGGGTGTGGTAGGCCCGCTGCGCCAGGCTGCGGATGGAGGCCTCTCGGGGCGGCACGGCCGGGCACGGGTCGTGGAGCTCCCCTTGCTTCCGGAAGAAGGGGTCCGTCTTCATGTAAAGGGGCAGgttgcagaattcacctgcggGGGTACGACAACGGAACGGTTAAAGGGGTTTGAGAAACTTCCGGAAGCGTTGCGCGTGCGCGTTGTCGAACCGTGAGGCgcgacacacacgcgcactcatCCGTTTCCACGGCAGGCGGTGGCGTGCGCCAAGCGATGCCAAAGGCTTGTGCCGcgctctgtccccccccccccctcccccccatataCTCACTCTTGTTGGCGCGGTGGGGGATGGGCACGGCCACGTTCTTGCCGCGGTCGTAGTCCTGCGGCTTGGGCGGCGAGGCGGTGAAGCGGCAGATGCCCGGCTCGGACGGCGTGCTGAGGGAGGTCATGCTGTCGGCGGGGTCGTTGGTGCCCGTGGTCATCTGGTCGGAGGAGCTGTCGGAGATGAAGCACTCGGTGATGGTGAACTTGGCGTGCTGCAGGTGCTCCTCCAGCTTGGCGTGCTCGTAGGCCCGCGCCAGCTCCTCGTAGGTGGACGAGGCGCTCTCCGTCGACACCATGCTGTTGCGGCCCTTGTCTGGGAGACGGGAAAACGCAGAAACCGGGGGGTTAGGTACGTGGCGTGGAAGAGGGGTTTcgagatgttttttttatgtgaagCATTCAAGATACGTCATTTAAAAGGCGTGGGACAGGGGTTTCAAGAGGGTTTTGTATGTAAACTATGCAAAATACGTCATTTAATAGGTGTGGAAAAGGGGTTTTGGGAAGGTTTTGCATGTCAAAGATTCAAAATACGTCATTTAATAGGTGTGGA
The Osmerus mordax isolate fOsmMor3 chromosome 25, fOsmMor3.pri, whole genome shotgun sequence DNA segment above includes these coding regions:
- the LOC136933315 gene encoding prolactin-releasing peptide receptor-like, coding for MDAVFQRPVMGSNATASPAPGANLTDPMELFLGLQLLLSYRPLLLPLYCLLVAVACVGNAVLLACITADRKLHNATNFFIGNLAAGDLLMCLCCVPLTASYAFEPRGWLFGRALCHLVPLLQTATVFVSVLSLTAIAVDRYVVVVHPVRRRISLRGCASVAAGLWLLSLLLAAPPSLRTSFVDLRPRGLDLVVCEEFWQDWGRLRLMYSCFVLTASYLLPLLSVSAAYCGITSRLRRRRLPGGAPSSSLQRWNRKRKKTFFLLVLAVVVFAFCWLPLQVLNLLLDVDPDFHLVGKRYVNLLQVCCHLLAMSSACFNPFIYASLHSKLRVRLCDYLRRRSRRHRGLLSQHASHQHHNHTCLSTVCEQPGSQEADGQQTSADNSL